One genomic window of Acidimicrobiales bacterium includes the following:
- the moaA gene encoding GTP 3',8-cyclase MoaA, which translates to MVPLVDPHGRTVRDLRISITDRCNFRCTYCMPQEGMTWLPREDVLTYEEIERVARVCVERFGFEAIRITGGEPTVRARLPVLIEKLAALRVPGTGEPVDLAMTTNGATLGLLAHDLRAAGLGRINVSCDSLRPERFHALTRRGQLDRVMDGIAAARDAGFDPVKVNVVTVRGVNDDEMVDFAAWGRETGVQPRFIEFMPLDADGSWSMDQVVPSAEVVAAIDAVFPLEPVTHGPEPAARYRYRDGRGEIGVIASVTQPFCASCDRIRITAEGQLRNCLFAVRETDLRAVLRGGGSDDDLAEAVAADVGRKWAGHHIGRVTFVRPARSMSQIGG; encoded by the coding sequence ATGGTCCCCCTCGTCGATCCCCACGGCCGCACCGTGCGCGACCTGCGGATCTCGATCACGGACCGCTGCAACTTCCGCTGCACCTACTGCATGCCCCAGGAGGGCATGACCTGGCTGCCCCGGGAGGACGTGCTCACCTACGAGGAGATCGAGCGGGTCGCCCGGGTGTGCGTGGAGCGCTTCGGGTTCGAGGCCATCCGCATCACCGGCGGGGAGCCGACGGTGCGGGCCCGCCTGCCGGTCCTGATCGAGAAGCTGGCCGCCCTGCGGGTGCCCGGCACCGGGGAGCCGGTGGACCTGGCGATGACCACCAACGGCGCCACGCTCGGGCTCCTGGCCCACGACCTCCGGGCCGCCGGCCTGGGGAGGATCAATGTCTCGTGCGACTCGCTTCGCCCCGAGCGGTTCCACGCCCTGACCAGGAGGGGCCAGCTCGACCGGGTCATGGACGGGATCGCCGCCGCCCGGGACGCCGGCTTCGACCCGGTGAAGGTCAACGTGGTGACGGTCCGGGGGGTGAACGACGACGAGATGGTCGACTTCGCCGCCTGGGGGCGGGAGACCGGGGTGCAGCCCCGGTTCATCGAGTTCATGCCCCTCGACGCCGACGGGTCGTGGTCGATGGACCAGGTCGTGCCGTCGGCCGAGGTGGTGGCGGCCATCGACGCCGTGTTCCCCCTCGAGCCGGTCACCCACGGGCCCGAGCCCGCCGCCCGCTACCGCTACCGGGACGGCAGGGGGGAGATCGGGGTCATCGCCAGCGTCACCCAGCCCTTCTGCGCCTCGTGCGACCGGATCCGGATCACCGCCGAGGGCCAGCTGCGGAACTGCCTGTTCGCGGTGCGTGAGACCGACCTCCGGGCCGTGCTCCGGGGGGGCGGGTCGGATGACGACCTGGCGGAGGCGGTGGCGGCCGACGTGGGGCGGAAGTGGGCGGGCCACCACATCGGGCGGGTGACCTTCGTGCGCCCCGCCCGGAGCATGAGCCAGATCGGCGGTTGA